The region CGTCTTCGGCACCGGCGCAATCGCACACAGAAAGTTGGAAACGCCCCCCACCACATTGATCGCCGAAGCGGTAATCACCCCCAGCACCGCACAGCTCAACGCACTATTGGAGCTCGACTCCACCATGATCCCGCACGGTGAAGTAATGGAAGCCAGCCCCTGCACCGTCAGCGCCCCGCTGCCCGTCGGATCCAGCGCAAAGATACAGTTTGTCCCACCCGTCGTAGAAGCCTCAGCCCGCGCGCCCACCGTTCCGGTCGAAAGCCCCAGCACCTTCGCAAAGATCGTCGGCTGCGCCTGCATGACCAACACCTCCACGCTCGACGTCTTCCCATAGTTCGGATCGCTCGCCCCCTTCGCGCACGGCCCATGATTGATCATCAACGTCAGCCCCGTGCTCGGCACCGTCCCACATGCCGTGACGATGTTGTCCGGCGTCAGCCCGTTCTCCACCATCGCGCTCTTCGCCGCCGTCTGCATCACCCCGCACGCCAGTGTCCCATCGCAGTAGGACATCTCCAGCACGCTCGCCAACGCCGCCGCATCCGCCGCCTTCTGCAGCCCTCTCTTCTGATACCGAAGCTGCCCCACATCCACCGCCAGCGCCAGAAACCCCAGGATCGCAACCATCCCAAACGCCGCAATCAGCGTCGCCGAGCCGTCCTCGTCCCTGAAGATCCTCAACAACGTACAGCCTCCCTCGTGAAAGACACTGGTATCTCCCAAGTCGCAGACGCGAACATCCCGGAAAGCCTCCGGCATATCCCAGGTCGCGGACGCGAACAGGAGAGCCGAAACAGCGCACAAAGCCCGCAGGCAAGGTCCAGCAAAAGCTCCGCCCCCCACCTCGCGGCGAAGAATGCAGCAACCCTCTCCAATCACAATCGGCAACAACCCCACAAAACTTGAGCCTCACCCCGACCTCAAATGAGGGCTGCTTGCCAGCCACCAACTCCTGCCATTGACCTAAAAAAAGCGGCGGAGAGCCGAAGCTCCCCGCCGCCGTGATCAATACTGCCTGAGTTAGAACGACAACCGAAGCTGAAACTCTGTCGTACGAGGAGCCCCCTGGTCATACGTACCCGACTGACGCGTTACGCGCTGAGAATCAACGCTGTAAAAATCATTCGGACCGTTCACGCTGCCGACACCCGGAGTACCCAGATCGCCGCCAAAGGGAGCAACGTTCGGGTTTCCGCCGTCGTTTCCGTAGTTGGAGAAGTTACCCACGTTATAGAACGCAATCTTGGGCTCAAGAAGAACAGAATCACCAAGCGTGTGAACATAGCGGCCAATGCGGATCGGGTAAGAGAATGTGACGTCTACCTGGCGGAACATCGGGTTGGCAGGTGCAACCGCCTGGGGAAGCGTAGGCAGCGACTGAATAACGCCATTCAACGCGGTCAACTGATTGGAGTTGAAGATACCGGCTGCCACAAGCGCTTTACCTGCGGGAGTAAGCTGTCCTGCATATACCTGGTTGAAGTTGTTGATGTAAGCGCCAAGCTGACCCGGCTTCACGCGGTGCATATAGTCACCGGGCAATGTGCCCGGTGCCAGATCGCCCGTCGTACCGTCACCCGTCAAGTCTGACTGGAAGATGTTTCCAACAGAGCTTGCCGTGTTGTCCAGCGTCAGAGACGTGGGAAGCGCAGAGTAGAAGTGACCAATGACGCCGACCTCAGGACCATGCTTCACAAGGAACGATCCGCCAAATGAAACCTGGTGCTTGCGATCAAGACCAGCACGCCCGATGTAGGCGTTCGGGTTGTCGTTATCCCACGAGGAGTTGCTGAAGAACTGGTCAGATCCACCGAAGGAGGAAGAGACGACACGGGAGAGGTTATAAGAGATCTGAACGTTGGACCGTTCAATACCCCGAACGGGATGTGACTTCTGCTCACGGAAGACAACCTGCAGGGCATCATAACCGGAACGTCCGACCGGAAGCAGGAAAGCACCGCTACCGAGCTTAGCATTGGCACCCGGAAATGCTGCGCCGTTTGCAATGGAGTCGCCGTTATTGGCCGCGCTCGCCCCGCCTAGGTACGCTTGGCCTGAGTCAAGTCCGTGTTGCGCGAAAGTATCGATCGTCGCGCCATTCGCGATAGCGCAGTTGATGGAAGCCGCACTGGAACCTTGCGGGCAAGTCGGGTATCCTGCGTATTTCGCCGCCGCATTCGGCGCAAGCGTTGCGGCAATTGCGTTCGTCGCAGCCGTCGTATTCAAATAACGAGCCGCACCGACGTGATTGACATCCTGCTCCTGCGCAACCTTCAGTGTGCTGTTATGCACGTAGTCGACGGAGAGAACAGCACCCTTGAACAGTTCACGCTGCAGTCCAAAGTTCCACTGCTCGGAATAAGGAGTGCGGTAAGGCGCACCATAAACACCGGTCGCATTGAGCGTCTCTCCAATGAACGATGTGTTTGGAGAAACCGGGTTCTTGGCAGATGCAGTCTGATACCCCTGCGAGAGCGCAAGGATAAACGGAGCAGCTTGCTTCACAGGTGCCGCGCACGCTTGTGCGATGGTCATCGTCTGACCGCCCACAGTCGCCGAGTTCGTGATCGACCCGTCCGGATTTGTGAACTGGCCAGGACCGCAGACGTTGCCATTGGCAGCCTCCGCGAAGAACGGACCAGCCTTCAGAAGAGCACCGCGAGCGTTCGTCGTATTGTTGAAGACGTCGCCCTCAAAGAAAATTCCGATGCCCGCACGAAGCACGGTTACGTGATCCGGCAGCGCATAGGCGAGTCCCAGCTGTGGCGCAAAGTTGCCGTAAGGCTGGTGAACCTGGCCGGCGAATTGAGAACCATAAAGGCCCAGCAGAGATGTAGTAGCAGCAGCACCCGCACAAGGATTATCTGCCACATTTCCGACCGAAGTGTTGTACTGTGTTGCGTCCAGTGCCGAGCAGGGTAGGCCCGGAAGATCCTGGTTCGCGCGGTCGGTATCCACAGACCAGCGCACGCCGGCCGAGACAGTCAGATTCGGCGTAGCCTTCCACGAATCCGCAACATAGGCACCTTCGCGCCAGTCATGCACGCCACCGAAATTGGCTCCAAAACCAGGATTTTCCGTGAAATAGCCCAGTCCGTTTCCTATGATCAATGAACTGGTGTGATATCCGTTCAAAGGATCGCCGGGGCAAGCTGCAGCACCCGCAACGTTACCGCAATTCGCCAGCAGTGTCGCCGAGTTCGTACGCAGACGCGGTCCGAGACCAAAGAAGTTTGCAAAACCGCCGCCCAGAATGTAATTGATGCTATAGCCGTAACGAATGGTATGCGTACCCTTCGTCCATGACCCGTCATACCGAGCCTGCTTATCGCTCTGGAACGTTCCCTGCGGAGCATCGACGTTAGGCCCGGTCGAAAGCAACGGGCTGGTGCCAACGACGTTCTGATACGCAATACCCGGCAGCAGATTCACCGCAGCCGTAGATGACGTGTCGCTGATCAAGTTGTGGAACTTCTCAAAGCTGCCGCGGAACGAGTGCGTGAAGCGCCCGAACTGATAGTCCACGCCGCCCGCAATACCCGGCGTGTTATCCCGGTTCGCATACGTCTCGAACTGCTCACCGAAGTTACCGGCAACCGCATTCACGTTGTAGTTCGCACGAACGAAGTAGTGCCCGCCCTTCGGTCCGTTATAGTCCAGACGCACCGTCGAGTAGGTCTCACGATACGGAGAGGGAACGTTCAACCCTACATATTGAGAGAACGTCGACGAAACACCTGCAGGCTGCGCGGCATCCTGCTTGATGCGCTCCAGATTCCCGAAGAAGAACAGCTTGTCCTTAATAATGGGACCGCCCAGCGATCCGCCGAACTGGTTCCGCTGGAATGGAGGCTGCGACC is a window of Granulicella tundricola MP5ACTX9 DNA encoding:
- a CDS encoding pilus assembly protein TadG-related protein, which translates into the protein MRIFRDEDGSATLIAAFGMVAILGFLALAVDVGQLRYQKRGLQKAADAAALASVLEMSYCDGTLACGVMQTAAKSAMVENGLTPDNIVTACGTVPSTGLTLMINHGPCAKGASDPNYGKTSSVEVLVMQAQPTIFAKVLGLSTGTVGARAEASTTGGTNCIFALDPTGSGALTVQGLASITSPCGIMVESSSNSALSCAVLGVITASAINVVGGVSNFLCAIAPVPKTSASVPKPADPLAYLAAPTMPGCGISTSSPYHGAGSTVTVGFGQSATFFADGAYCGGITVQSGGTAVFQPGVYALTSNNGGATKLPGGLTIDLGTNVSGTGVTFYNYGPSGGITFLAPSLSLAGVRLVAPTSGSYAGILFFQPSNNTNGATLLGSTVYNTILEGAYYFPKAKVTFCFSGPVNYNILVAYDIVFEALTFGFTTVTSSFANNYGSLATGSPLAGNGAVISQ
- a CDS encoding TonB-dependent receptor, encoding MRKFFGVGAMAVVMSVASYGQNVSTNGGSIQGTITDPSGAAVPGAEVKVFGTDTGFSRTLKTDGAGYYSIGPLTPGAYKVTVSSAGFQSLAVTTVIRVGTTTPGTFKLSLGQSSETVEVNAGSIQVNADQPGVSDVLTSQQIESLPINGRNFLDVAQIEPGVILQAGGSFDPTKAGYSALSVGGVSGRTTRILLDGQDITDETVGTTIFNVSQGAIGEFQLNRSTQDVSGDVTSTGQVLVTTKTGTNGFHGELFYNFQDSRALFATEFGSQPPFQRNQFGGSLGGPIIKDKLFFFGNLERIKQDAAQPAGVSSTFSQYVGLNVPSPYRETYSTVRLDYNGPKGGHYFVRANYNVNAVAGNFGEQFETYANRDNTPGIAGGVDYQFGRFTHSFRGSFEKFHNLISDTSSTAAVNLLPGIAYQNVVGTSPLLSTGPNVDAPQGTFQSDKQARYDGSWTKGTHTIRYGYSINYILGGGFANFFGLGPRLRTNSATLLANCGNVAGAAACPGDPLNGYHTSSLIIGNGLGYFTENPGFGANFGGVHDWREGAYVADSWKATPNLTVSAGVRWSVDTDRANQDLPGLPCSALDATQYNTSVGNVADNPCAGAAATTSLLGLYGSQFAGQVHQPYGNFAPQLGLAYALPDHVTVLRAGIGIFFEGDVFNNTTNARGALLKAGPFFAEAANGNVCGPGQFTNPDGSITNSATVGGQTMTIAQACAAPVKQAAPFILALSQGYQTASAKNPVSPNTSFIGETLNATGVYGAPYRTPYSEQWNFGLQRELFKGAVLSVDYVHNSTLKVAQEQDVNHVGAARYLNTTAATNAIAATLAPNAAAKYAGYPTCPQGSSAASINCAIANGATIDTFAQHGLDSGQAYLGGASAANNGDSIANGAAFPGANAKLGSGAFLLPVGRSGYDALQVVFREQKSHPVRGIERSNVQISYNLSRVVSSSFGGSDQFFSNSSWDNDNPNAYIGRAGLDRKHQVSFGGSFLVKHGPEVGVIGHFYSALPTSLTLDNTASSVGNIFQSDLTGDGTTGDLAPGTLPGDYMHRVKPGQLGAYINNFNQVYAGQLTPAGKALVAAGIFNSNQLTALNGVIQSLPTLPQAVAPANPMFRQVDVTFSYPIRIGRYVHTLGDSVLLEPKIAFYNVGNFSNYGNDGGNPNVAPFGGDLGTPGVGSVNGPNDFYSVDSQRVTRQSGTYDQGAPRTTEFQLRLSF